Below is a window of Variovorax sp. TBS-050B DNA.
CGCTGCTGTTCAACGCACTGCTCGTGCTCTGGCTGCTGTTCCTGCCGCGCTGAGGGCGGGCGCGGCGCGTTCATGGCCGGGCCGCCTTTCGCGCGGCGCCGTAAGCAGCGTCGGCGGGCGCGGGCGAGGTGCGTGCGCGACCGCCTTTCTCGGCCCAGGTGCGGGTCCAGCGGATCTGCATCACGCGCATGACGCCGAGCATCACGAGCGAGAGCGCCGCGAAGAACACGAAGCCCCAGACGTAGCTGCCGAGGTACTGCTTCGACAGGCCCATGGCGTTGGGCACCAGGCCGCCGCCGAGCGCGCCGATCTCGCCGATCATCGAGCCGGCCACCGCGGTGCTCATGGGCCAGCGCAGCGGCACCAGCTGGAACAGCGCGCCGTTGCCCGCGCCCAGCGCCGCGAAGCACACGATCAGGAGCAGCGTGGTGAGCGTGAGCGAGGCCGACGACACGCCCACCAGCGCGAGCCCGATCGCCACCACCAGCAGCACCACGGTGAGCGTGTTCACGCCGCCCCAGCGGTCGGAGATCCAGCCGCCGACGATGCGCACCGCCGCGCCCATGAAGGCCGCGAGCATCGTGAGCTGGCCCGCCTGCACCTTGCTGACGCCGAACTGTTCGTAGTAGTAGGAGGGCAGGAAGGTGGTGAGCCCGATGAAGCCGCCGAAGGTCACGCCGTAGATCAGGCTGAACACCCAGCCGTCCTTCTCGAACAGGCAGGCGATGTGTTCGCGAAAGCTCGCATGGCTGTCCACGTCGGGCGGCTCCTTCGCGAACAGGATCATCACCACCATCGGCAGCAGGATCGCGCCCGCGGCCACGCCGTAGACGCTCTGCCAGCCCAGCCATTGCGCGAGCGGCGGCGCCACCAGCACCGACACCGCGGTGCCCACGTTGCCCGCGCCCACCAGGCCCATCGCCAGGCCCTTGTGCTGCGGCGGGAACCAGCCCGAGCCCAGCGACAGCGCCACGCCGAAGCTCGCGCCCGCGATGCCCAGCAGCACGCCCATCGCGAGCAGGTCGTTGAAGCTCTTGACGAAGAAGAAGCCGAACAGCATCGCCACCGCGATCAGGCCCATCTCGACCAGCGTGGCCTTCTTGCGGCCGATGTACTGCGAGAGGATGCCGAGCGGGAAGCGCATCAGCGCGCCCGCGATGATCGGCACCGAGAGCATCAGCCCCTTCTGCGCCGGCGAGAGGTCGAAGCTCTCGCCGATGAACGGCGCCATCGCGCCGTTGAGCACCCAGATGCAGCAGGAGAACGAGAAGTACAGAAAGGCCGCGAACAGCGTCGGGCTGTGGCCGGACTGCAAGAAGTTCTTGAAACTGGACATGGCGTTCAACGATGCAAAAAAGCCGCCGCGCGGCCTCGGGGGAGGACGCGTCGGCGGAAGGGGGTGGAAACGGGGTGCCGGCGGCGGATGCCGTCGGCGTGGCGGTGCGTTCCGGCGTGTGCATCGCCGGGACGGATGCCGCAGGCTGTTGCTGCTGCGGCGGCTTCACCAAAGCGGTGCTTCGTTACACCGCGGCCCGTTTCATGCAAGAGGCGTGCCCGCGGACCGGCGCTGGCCTGGCCTATGCTCGGGCTGCGCTCCCATCCTCCGTTGCCACGATGTCCCTTCTCGTTGTCCTGCCCGATGAACCTGCCGGCGCCGCGCTGCCCGAGGCGCTCGCACATGCGCTGTCGGAGGCCGGCCTCGCGGTCTGCGGCTGCACCGATGCGGCCGGCTTCGCGCGGCAGGTCGAGGCGCTCGCCCCGCGGCAGGCGCTGATCTGCCAGCCCCGGCCGACGCCCGCGCTGCTCGAATGCCTGCGCGCATGGGCCGGCCGGCCGCCCTGCGCGCTGAGCCTGGCGAGCGCGCCGCTCGATGCCGCGCAGCACGAGGAACTGGCCGCGCTCGGGCTGCATGCCTGGCTGCGGCTCGATGCGGGGGAGGCCGTCGACGCCGCTTCGTTCGCGGCGCTCGTGGTCCGCGCGCAGGCGCGCTGGCAGCGCGAGAGCGCATTGCGCACCGAACTGGAGAACCTGCGCACCCGCATGGACGAGCGCAAATGGGTCGATCGCGCCAAGGGCCTGCTGATGTCGGCGCGCGGGATCGGCGAGGACGAGGCTTTCGGCCTGCTGCGCGGCGCCGCGATGCACGCCAACCTGCGGCTCGGCGAGGTCTCGCGCTCGGTGATCGAGGCCGCGCAGTGGGCCGATGCCATCAACCGCGCGGGCCAGCTGCGCATGCTGTCGCAGCGGCTGGTGCGGCTGGCGGCGCAGCTGCTCGGCAACGTCGA
It encodes the following:
- a CDS encoding MFS transporter, which codes for MSSFKNFLQSGHSPTLFAAFLYFSFSCCIWVLNGAMAPFIGESFDLSPAQKGLMLSVPIIAGALMRFPLGILSQYIGRKKATLVEMGLIAVAMLFGFFFVKSFNDLLAMGVLLGIAGASFGVALSLGSGWFPPQHKGLAMGLVGAGNVGTAVSVLVAPPLAQWLGWQSVYGVAAGAILLPMVVMILFAKEPPDVDSHASFREHIACLFEKDGWVFSLIYGVTFGGFIGLTTFLPSYYYEQFGVSKVQAGQLTMLAAFMGAAVRIVGGWISDRWGGVNTLTVVLLVVAIGLALVGVSSASLTLTTLLLIVCFAALGAGNGALFQLVPLRWPMSTAVAGSMIGEIGALGGGLVPNAMGLSKQYLGSYVWGFVFFAALSLVMLGVMRVMQIRWTRTWAEKGGRARTSPAPADAAYGAARKAARP
- a CDS encoding ANTAR domain-containing protein, whose protein sequence is MSLLVVLPDEPAGAALPEALAHALSEAGLAVCGCTDAAGFARQVEALAPRQALICQPRPTPALLECLRAWAGRPPCALSLASAPLDAAQHEELAALGLHAWLRLDAGEAVDAASFAALVVRAQARWQRESALRTELENLRTRMDERKWVDRAKGLLMSARGIGEDEAFGLLRGAAMHANLRLGEVSRSVIEAAQWADAINRAGQLRMLSQRLVRLAAQLLGNVEAQRARLLRTQSAERVQQNLDHLAALGLEGTGAQALAEAQDAWQALSAALAARSSAAGLAEIDQRAEMLLAAAEALTEALEASGGRRALRIVNICGRQRMRAQRLAKDALLVSVLKAQAANARLLPTMSEFESALAELEQAPLSSTEIRAALANARDEWLRLVGGVRMLDSAEGRATLVRASETLLDTFERLTGWYEHSLQVIMS